The Streptomyces laurentii genome contains a region encoding:
- a CDS encoding aldehyde dehydrogenase (NAD(P) binding site [chemical binding];~NAD(P)+-dependent aldehyde dehydrogenase superfamily; cl11961;~aldehyde dehydrogenase [Streptomyces cattleya NRRL 8057 = DSM46488];~identified by MetaGeneAnnotator; putative): MSDNRLSVFKTYKLYVGGKFPRSESGRVYEVTDSKGNWLAHAPLSSRKDARDAVVAARKAFGGWAGATAYNRGQILYRVAEMLEGRRDQFVREVGEAEGLSKSKAAAVVDAAVDRWVWYAGWTDKIAQVVGGANPVAGPFFNLSTPEPTGVVTVVAPQESSFLGLVSVIAPVIATGNTAVVVASEKAPLPALSLGEVLATSDLPGGVVNILSGKAAEMGPHLAAHLDVNALDLTGADADLARELEIAAAGNLKRVLRPRAEEDFTAAPGTDRMTAFLETKTVWHPTGSLGASGSAY; the protein is encoded by the coding sequence ATGTCCGATAACCGTCTGAGCGTCTTCAAGACCTACAAGCTGTACGTGGGCGGGAAGTTCCCGCGTTCGGAGAGCGGCCGGGTGTACGAGGTGACCGACTCGAAGGGCAACTGGCTCGCCCACGCGCCGCTGTCGTCCCGCAAGGACGCCCGGGACGCGGTCGTCGCGGCGCGCAAGGCGTTCGGCGGCTGGGCGGGCGCGACCGCGTACAACCGCGGCCAGATCCTCTACCGCGTCGCCGAGATGCTGGAGGGCCGCCGCGACCAGTTCGTCCGCGAGGTCGGCGAGGCCGAGGGCCTGTCGAAGTCGAAGGCGGCGGCGGTCGTCGACGCGGCCGTGGACCGCTGGGTCTGGTACGCGGGCTGGACCGACAAGATCGCCCAGGTAGTCGGCGGGGCGAACCCGGTCGCGGGCCCGTTCTTCAACCTGTCGACGCCGGAGCCGACCGGTGTCGTCACCGTCGTGGCCCCGCAGGAGTCGTCCTTCCTCGGCCTGGTCTCGGTGATCGCCCCGGTCATCGCGACCGGCAACACGGCCGTCGTCGTGGCCTCCGAGAAGGCCCCGCTGCCCGCCCTCTCCCTGGGCGAGGTGCTCGCCACCTCCGACCTGCCGGGCGGCGTCGTCAACATCCTGTCCGGCAAGGCGGCCGAGATGGGCCCGCACCTGGCGGCCCACCTCGACGTCAACGCCCTCGACCTGACGGGCGCGGACGCCGACCTGGCCCGCGAGCTGGAGATCGCCGCGGCGGGCAACCTGAAGCGGGTCCTGCGCCCGCGCGCCGAGGAGGACTTCACGGCCGCCCCGGGCACGGACCGGATGACCGCGTTCCTGGAGACGAAGACCGTCTGGCACCCGACGGGTTCGCTGGGCGCGAGCGGCTCGGCCTACTGA
- a CDS encoding two-component system response regulator (DNA binding site [nucleotide binding];~Effector domain of response regulator. Bacteria and certain eukaryotes like protozoa and higher plants use two-component signal transduction systems to detect and respond to changes in the environment. The system consists of a sensor histidine kinase and...; cd00383;~Response regulators consisting of a CheY-like receiver domain and a winged-helix DNA-binding domain [Signal transduction mechanisms / Transcription]; COG0745;~Signal receiver domain; originally thought to be unique to bacteria (CheY, OmpR, NtrC, and PhoB), now recently identified in eukaroytes ETR1 Arabidopsis thaliana; this domain receives the signal from the sensor partner in a two-component systems; cd00156;~dimerization interface [polypeptide binding];~identified by MetaGeneAnnotator; putative;~intermolecular recognition site;~phosphorylation site [posttranslational modification];~two-component system response regulator [Amycolatopsis mediterranei U32]), which translates to MVTGRSNSDGRMRQNESVPFLLLIEDDDAIRTALELSLSRQGHRVATAATGEDGLQLLKEQRPDLVVLDVMLPGIDGFEVCRRIRRTDQLPIILLTARSDDIDVVVGLESGADDYVVKPVQGRVLDARIRAVLRRGERESTDSATFGSLVIDRSAMTVTKNGEDLQLTPTELRLLLELSRRPGQALSRQQLLRLVWEHDYLGDSRLVDACVQRLRAKVEDVPSSPTLIRTVRGVGYRLDVPA; encoded by the coding sequence GTGGTGACCGGACGGTCGAACTCCGACGGCCGCATGCGACAGAATGAGTCCGTGCCTTTTCTGTTGCTGATCGAGGACGACGACGCCATCCGCACGGCGCTCGAACTCTCCCTGTCCCGCCAGGGCCACCGTGTGGCCACCGCGGCGACGGGTGAGGACGGCCTGCAGCTGCTGAAGGAGCAGCGCCCGGATCTGGTCGTGCTGGACGTGATGCTGCCCGGCATCGACGGTTTCGAGGTGTGCCGGCGGATCCGGCGCACGGACCAGTTGCCGATCATCCTGCTCACGGCCCGCAGCGACGACATCGACGTGGTCGTGGGCCTGGAGTCGGGCGCCGACGACTACGTGGTCAAGCCCGTGCAGGGCCGGGTGCTGGACGCCCGGATCCGCGCGGTGCTGCGGCGTGGCGAGCGGGAGTCCACGGACTCGGCCACGTTCGGCTCGCTGGTGATCGACCGCTCGGCGATGACCGTCACCAAGAACGGCGAGGACCTCCAGCTCACCCCGACCGAGCTGCGGCTGCTCCTGGAGCTGAGCCGGCGGCCCGGACAGGCCCTGTCGCGCCAGCAGCTGCTGCGGCTGGTGTGGGAACACGACTACCTGGGCGACTCGCGGCTCGTCGACGCGTGCGTCCAGCGGCTGCGCGCCAAGGTCGAGGACGTACCGTCGTCACCGACCCTGATCCGTACGGTCCGGGGTGTCGGCTACCGGCTGGATGTCCCTGCGTGA
- a CDS encoding hypothetical protein (identified by MetaGeneAnnotator; putative;~sequence version:1) codes for MARHAAPRTARRKALLKAGLTVTAAGAAVFGAGAAAQAAPAPTPAAPAADGGLAGLPQLVGTLTGGDSGTGAALGGVGKGLAPVTKLKLNPLAGTGVDPLDNGIGTQIADFKPIGTDLVTGHLTQGGAIAGLPVVGPLSQSLLP; via the coding sequence ATGGCGCGTCACGCAGCCCCCCGGACCGCTCGCCGCAAGGCCCTGCTGAAGGCCGGACTGACCGTCACGGCGGCCGGCGCGGCCGTGTTCGGCGCGGGCGCCGCCGCCCAGGCCGCCCCGGCCCCGACCCCGGCCGCCCCCGCCGCCGACGGCGGGCTGGCCGGACTGCCGCAGCTGGTCGGCACGCTGACCGGCGGCGACAGCGGCACCGGCGCCGCCCTGGGGGGCGTCGGCAAGGGGCTGGCCCCGGTGACCAAGCTCAAGCTGAACCCGCTGGCCGGCACCGGTGTCGACCCGCTCGACAACGGCATCGGCACCCAGATCGCCGACTTCAAGCCGATCGGCACCGACCTGGTCACCGGCCACCTCACCCAGGGCGGCGCGATCGCCGGGCTGCCGGTGGTGGGTCCGCTGTCGCAGAGCCTGCTGCCGTAA
- a CDS encoding RNA polymerase ECF-subfamily sigma factor (DNA binding residues [nucleotide binding];~RNA polymerase ECF-subfamily sigma factor [Streptomyces albus J1074];~RNA polymerase sigma-70 factor, sigma-E family; TIGR02983;~Sigma-70 region 2; pfam04542;~Sigma70, region (SR) 4 refers to the most C-terminal of four conserved domains foundin Escherichia coli (Ec) sigma70, the main housekeeping sigma, and related sigma-factors (SFs). A SF isa dissociable subunit of RNA polymerase, it directs bacterial or...; cd06171;~identified by MetaGeneAnnotator; putative) produces MVAVAADGGAGYGEATGERSTRAKAEAAEAAFTAYVQERRASLYATAYHLTGDRFEAEDLLQSALFSTYRAWDRISDKAAVGGYLRRTMTNLHISAWRRRKLNEYPTEELPETVGETDAMRGTELRAVLWQALARLPELQRTMLVLRYYEGRTDPEIADILDISVGTVKSSIWRSLRRLREDEVLSFGRDEQESFGELVA; encoded by the coding sequence ATGGTCGCCGTGGCCGCTGACGGGGGAGCGGGGTACGGGGAGGCCACGGGGGAGCGTTCCACCCGGGCGAAGGCGGAGGCCGCCGAGGCGGCTTTCACGGCCTACGTCCAGGAGCGCCGGGCCTCCCTGTACGCCACCGCCTACCACCTGACCGGTGACCGCTTCGAGGCCGAGGACCTGCTCCAGAGCGCGCTGTTCTCCACGTACCGCGCCTGGGACCGGATCAGCGACAAGGCCGCGGTCGGCGGCTACCTGCGCCGGACGATGACCAATCTCCACATCAGCGCGTGGCGGCGGCGCAAACTCAACGAATACCCGACCGAGGAGCTGCCGGAGACGGTCGGCGAGACGGACGCGATGCGCGGCACCGAACTGCGCGCCGTCCTCTGGCAGGCCCTGGCCCGGCTGCCCGAACTGCAGCGCACGATGCTGGTGCTGCGGTACTACGAGGGCCGCACCGACCCGGAGATCGCGGACATCCTCGACATCAGTGTCGGCACGGTGAAGTCGAGCATCTGGCGCTCGCTGCGGCGACTGCGCGAGGACGAGGTGCTGAGCTTCGGCCGTGACGAGCAGGAGTCCTTCGGCGAGCTCGTCGCCTGA
- a CDS encoding ATP-binding protein (ATP-binding protein [Streptomyces albus J1074];~P-loop containing Nucleoside Triphosphate Hydrolases; cl09099;~identified by MetaGeneAnnotator; putative): MSSQPIPTRVVLLTGPSGSGKSSLAALTGLPVLRLDDFYKEGDDPTLPLVEGSSDIDWDSPGSWDADAAVAGIVALCRAGRTDVPVYDISTSSRVDHETLDIGRTPLFVAEGIFAADIVTRCRELGVLADALCLRGRPSTTFRRRLLRDLREGRKSVPFLLRRGWRLMRAERAIVARQTALGAHPCAKDEALGRLAAAAAGRCRVPASSR, translated from the coding sequence GTGAGTTCCCAACCGATCCCGACCCGGGTCGTCCTGCTGACCGGCCCCTCCGGCTCCGGCAAGTCGTCCCTCGCCGCCCTCACCGGGCTGCCGGTCCTGCGCCTCGACGACTTCTACAAAGAGGGCGACGACCCCACCCTGCCCCTGGTCGAGGGCAGTTCGGACATCGACTGGGACTCCCCCGGTTCCTGGGACGCGGACGCCGCCGTCGCCGGGATCGTGGCCCTGTGCCGTGCGGGACGGACCGACGTGCCGGTGTACGACATCTCCACCAGCTCCCGGGTCGACCACGAGACGCTGGACATCGGGCGCACCCCGCTGTTCGTGGCGGAGGGCATCTTCGCCGCCGACATCGTGACCCGCTGCCGGGAACTCGGCGTCCTGGCCGACGCGCTGTGCCTGCGCGGCCGCCCCTCGACGACCTTCCGCCGCCGGCTCCTGCGCGACCTGCGGGAGGGCCGCAAGTCGGTGCCGTTCCTGCTGCGCCGCGGCTGGCGGCTGATGCGCGCCGAGCGGGCCATCGTGGCCCGCCAGACCGCGCTCGGCGCCCACCCGTGCGCCAAGGACGAGGCCCTGGGCCGGCTCGCCGCCGCGGCCGCGGGCCGCTGCCGCGTCCCCGCGTCGTCCCGGTAA
- a CDS encoding dehydrogenase (NAD(P) binding site [chemical binding];~PF00106: short chain dehydrogenase;~Short-chain alcohol dehydrogenase of unknown specificity [General function prediction only];~classical (c) SDRs; cd05233;~dehydrogenase [Streptomyces avermitilis MA-4680];~identified by MetaGeneAnnotator; putative) gives MTSAAPTDPTRAPVTLLTGGSSGIGAATVRRLLAAGHRVAATGRDAGRLERFAASLGAPDTLLLLPGDAADPAAVEAAVRAAVERFGRLDHVVANAGFSTHATVAEADPEAMRSMLLTNVLGPALLIRQSLDELRRTRGRIVLMGSVAGLKNTPGNFYSVTKWAVHALAENTRMLVTESGVGVSVIAPGFVDTPFWDARGGVPEDRPALSAADVADAVLWALGRPAGVDVTTVTVRPLGQLN, from the coding sequence ATGACCAGTGCGGCCCCCACCGACCCCACCCGGGCTCCCGTCACCCTGCTCACCGGAGGATCGAGCGGCATCGGCGCCGCGACCGTACGGCGGCTCCTTGCGGCGGGCCACCGGGTCGCCGCCACCGGCCGGGACGCGGGGAGGCTGGAGCGGTTCGCGGCCTCCCTCGGCGCCCCGGACACGCTGCTGCTCCTGCCCGGCGACGCGGCCGACCCGGCGGCGGTGGAGGCGGCCGTACGGGCCGCGGTGGAGCGCTTCGGGCGGCTCGACCACGTCGTGGCGAACGCCGGGTTCTCCACGCACGCGACCGTCGCGGAGGCCGACCCGGAAGCGATGCGGTCGATGCTCCTGACCAATGTGCTCGGGCCCGCCCTGCTGATCCGGCAGTCGCTGGACGAGCTGAGGCGGACCCGCGGCCGGATCGTCCTCATGGGCTCGGTCGCCGGCCTCAAGAACACCCCCGGCAACTTCTACTCGGTCACCAAGTGGGCGGTGCACGCCCTCGCCGAGAACACCCGGATGCTGGTGACCGAGTCCGGCGTGGGGGTGAGCGTGATCGCGCCGGGCTTCGTCGACACCCCGTTCTGGGACGCCCGCGGCGGCGTTCCCGAGGACCGCCCGGCCCTGTCGGCCGCCGACGTGGCCGACGCCGTCCTGTGGGCGCTCGGCCGGCCCGCGGGCGTCGACGTCACGACGGTCACGGTCCGGCCCCTGGGCCAGCTCAACTGA